A genomic region of Carassius carassius chromosome 13, fCarCar2.1, whole genome shotgun sequence contains the following coding sequences:
- the LOC132155726 gene encoding neuropilin and tolloid-like protein 2 has translation MHEALVLIILIEEGFALAQKTQALPQNVAVEDKKPAHCGTLIQMVNGGSFSSPNYPNTYPPNKECVYILEAHPRKRIQLVFEDIYYIEPSFECRFDNVEIRDGPFVFSPLINRYCGTKSPGIVTSSGRFMWIRFTSDEELEGLGFRVEYSYTADPDFHLHIGGLLNPIPDCQFEMSGSDGIIRSSQVEEENKVKSGEALDCIWTIRAPPMSKIYLRFLDYQLENSNECKKNFVAIYEGSNAIEDLKAKYCSTVANDITLDNTVGVVRMWADETSKMSRFRLLFTVFAEPPCLANTFFCHSNMCINNTLVCNGVQNCMFPWDENNCKEKKSKSFFHQMNKTHGTVIGVASGVVLLLLIISVFIQMKQPRKKVLSRKGLQEVLEPPQYELFSVREAELSEDLSEELESLQKLRRSSSVSRCVHEHHCGAPSSTASFVMASRVHRLSQPSDEMSTIVGARGWGSFHGRRSSSHAFTHDPQAHAYSAQSLREALENEELELEGRVMEEIGYNDLNTRGHNVVMVRNHANPVQHRSLSMDF, from the exons ATGCATGAGG CCTTGGTTCTGATTATCCTGATAGAGGAGGGTTTCGCATTGGCTCAGAAAACTCAAG CTTTGCCTCAGAATGTAGCTGTTGAGGATAAGAAACCTGCTCACTGCGGAACTTTGATCCAGATGGTAAATGGAGGATCATTCAGTTCTCCAAACTACCCCAACACCTACCCACCAAACAAGGAGTGCGTTTACATACTGGAGG CCCATCCACGGAAGAGAATACAACTTGTCTTCGAAGACATCTACTACATCGAGCCGTCCTTTGAGTGCCGCTTTGATAACGTTGAAATCCGTGATGGGCCGTTTGTTTTCTCTCCATTGATTAATCGATACTGCGGAACAAAGAGTCCAGGAATTGTCACCTCCTCCGGACGCTTCATGTGGATCAGGTTTACCAGCGATGAGGAGCTGGAGGGCCTGGGCTTCAGGGTGGAGTATTCATATACTGCAG ATCCTGACTTTCATCTCCATATTGGGGGACTCTTGAATCCAATTCCag ACTGTCAGTTTGAAATGTCTGGATCAGATGGTATAATCAGATCTAGTCAAGTTGAGGAGGAAAATAAGGTGAAATCAGGGGAAGCACTGGATTGTATTTGGACCATACGAGCTCCACCGATGTCTAAG atCTATCTCCGCTTTCTGGACTATCAGCTGGAGAACTCAAATGAGTGTAAGAAGAACTTTGTTGCAATCTATGAAGGCAGTAATGCCATTGAAGATCTAAAGGCCAAGTACTGCAGCACCGTTGCCAACGACATCACGCTTGACAACACTGTGGGAGTGGTCAGAATGTGGGCCGACGAGACCAGCAAAATGAGCCGCTTCCGTCTGCTCTTCACGGTCTTTGCTGAAC CTCCGTGTTTGGCCAACACATTCTTCTGTCACAGCAACATGTGCATCAACAACACTCTGGTTTGTAATGGTGTTCAGAATTGTATGTTTCCCTGGGATGAGAACAACTGTAAAG AAAAGAAGTCCAAAAGTTTCTTCCATCAGATGAATAAAACTCATGGCACTGTGATTGGAGTGGCGTCTGGCGTGGTCTTGCTTCTTCTCATCATATCTGTATTTATACAAATGAAGCAGCCAAGAAAAAAG GTTTTGAGCCGTAAAGGTTTGCAGGAGGTGCTGGAGCCTCCTCAGTACGAGCTGTTCTCCGTGAGGGAAGCGGAGCTGTCGGAGGATCTGTCGGAGGAGCTGGAGAGTCTGCAGAAACTCCGCCGCTCCTCCAGCGTGTCCCGCTGCGTCCACGAGCATCACTGTGGTGCTCCGAGCAGCACCGCCTCCTTTGTCATGGCAAGTAGAGTACATCGTCTCTCTCAGCCGTCTGATGAGATGAGTACGATTGTTGGAGCCAGAGGCTGGGGCAGTTTCCATGGACGCAGGAGCAGCTCACACGCTTTCACGCACGACCCGCAAGCTCACGCTTACAGCGCGCAGAGTCTGCGAGAGGCACTTGAAAAtgaggagctggagctggagggaCGGGTGATGGAGGAGATCGGCTACAATGATTTAAACACCCGTGGACACAACGTTGTGATGGTACGGAACCATGCCAACCCTGTCCAACACCGCTCCCTCTCTATGGACTTCTGA
- the LOC132155727 gene encoding uncharacterized protein LOC132155727 gives MGAKLSRKKSEAGIGAETTGPAMQETETAEGSPVAENAERKCSESEIQEESKPAEEKSDSSTSFLQSLTQAAGETVTTVTEQIAAPVEDVVNKGIEAVESTLASVSLIEKEHEQKSEPVVDLADSEVLQEPSLLDDLLKSPLSEALISGLTMVSEAITSGGVEDKISNSASAENKELLDCLGKMETPSVDLLDCKLTNESTKPNSDPSFTLEDMGQNAADTINFK, from the coding sequence ATGGGAGCAAAGCTCAGTCGGAAAAAGAGTGAAGCAGGGATAGGAGCAGAGACGACAGGTCCAGCTATGCAAGAGACTGAAACAGCAGAGGGCTCACCTGTGGCTGAAAATGCAGAGCGGAAATGTTCTGAAAGTGAGATTCAAGAAGAGAGCAAGCCTGCAGAAGAGAAGTCTGACTCTTCAACCAGTTTTCTGCAAAGCCTTACACAAGCTGCAGGAGAAACGGTCACCACAGTCACTGAACAGATAGCCGCACCAGTGGAAGATGTTGTAAACAAAGGTATCGAGGCAGTGGAGTCCACACTGGCATCCGTCAGCCTGATTGAGAAAGAGCATGAACAGAAGTCTGAACCTGTGGTAGATCTCGCTGATTCTGAGGTTCTCCAAGAACCCAGCCTCTTGGATGACCTCCTGAAATCTCCACTCTCAGAAGCCCTCATTTCTGGACTCACTATGGTGAGTGAAGCCATAACCAGTGGGGGAGTGGAAGACAAAATTAGTAATTCTGCATCAGCTGAGAACAAGGAATTGTTGGATTGTCTAGGGAAGATGGAGACACCCTCAGTGGACCTTCTGGACTGTAAACTGACCAATGAATCCACAAAACCTAACTCAGATCCATCATTTACTTTGGAAGATATGGGACAGAACGCAGCTGACACAATCAACTTTAAATAA
- the LOC132155776 gene encoding telomere repeats-binding bouquet formation protein 1-like, translated as MFSATQTDLRLLLECLKYQMKWPGSQKQALLTIISICKQNGQYVEFFREIGGISFIYNLSKSSTFSQVKETALFTLASLAELHESVKQSLCKEETFCDLAQHLEQKLPLTEKRVAVYMLSVLVANNRCGQTLAKTSRCIETLLNLFRHNFPDPNASYEQLQLWATVSSALCGSVNNPQNEENQNTCMHVFPLVKTWLQEVALPRAELAQPICSFIGLTVANNPCAQQYFVSVGGLDSLSDTLTRVLSQSAHSAPACKVAIVITKTLSACISNNEQLVPSLSKSMVIPGLLCLLSSPNLDPQDQLAVVLTIGHLTDACVEHQSQLLSTGGLPIMISLLTEASDEEVRKAAMFVLHRITESLGAGMSTMSLEESDMKSHWQSAGEILQRIQLLEKKGFLFISVKLGERDTEIQQPSNLKLASSVECNEAWWEGSVMRKVKGYHRVCGELHTTPAGTLERPIPNEIPYSKENLQCVSTEECLSPAQVTRFEGPSWEKGNKREDELMRENERNFERTGNQETSTQGFVKKRDMERKLQSERGAKRIKIMYQGKKRLLHCSTPTGGGRDTQGPDIFRHPDPMKRNQCPHTRSDDEMALCSELLDREINRFRKLSSASKASSLCCAGCAKNINEMDSRSFGAVLGSCRFRCDFHLVLREAEDRFRRKQQLKRTRHTITHSHIHTHDKNRKSTSEETEMRKREKHRLSHQPSDKCIRLTPLRRPSEIYSPGIKKKTSEDCLPKNSSDRHRERRNFSADELQYLNMGVKRFGHSWNSSLPVGTHQCRPGQEVPKHAGMI; from the exons ATGTTTTCAGCTACCCAGACAGATTTGCGTCTGTTACTGGAATGTCTAAAATACCAGATGAAATGGCCTGGATCACAGAAACAAGCTCTTCTCACTATCATCTCAATCTGCAAACAAAATG GTCAGTATGTGGAGTTCTTTAGAGAGATTGGGGGAATTTCCTTCATCTATAACCTGTCAAAGTCCAGCACTTTCTCTCAGGTTAAAGAGACTGCTCTATTTACACTTGCATCCTTGGCTGAATTACATG AGAGCGTTAAGCAGTCATTGTGCAAAGAGGAGACGTTTTGTGACTTAGCGCAGCATCTGGAACAGAAACTGCCTCTGACGGAAAAAAGAGTAGCAGTGTACATGCTGTCTGTATTGGTTGCCAACAACA GATGTGGACAGACTCTTGCTAAGACCTCCAGGTGTATCGAAACCTTGCTCAATTTGTTCAG GCATAATTTTCCAGATCCTAACGCATCTTATGAGCAGCTACAGTTGTGGGCTACTGTGTCTAGTGCTCTCTGCGGCTCTGTCAACAATCCTCAAAATG AAGAGAATCAGAACACATGTATGCATGTGTTTCCCCTGGTGAAGACCTGGCTGCAGGAAGTGGCATTGCCCAGGGCAGAGCTGGCACAGCCTATATGCTCATTTATTGGCTTGACTGTTGCAAACAATC CTTGTGCTCAGCAGTATTTTGTGTCAGTCGGAGGCCTAGATTCACTCTCAGACACTCTTACAAGAGTTTTGTCTCAGTCGGCACACAGTGCTCCTGCTTGTAAGGTGGCCATAGTAATCACTAAAACACTGTCTGCTTGCATCTCGAACAatg AGCAGTTGGTGCCTTCTTTGTCAAAGTCGATGGTCATCCCAGGGCTACTGTGTCTGTTGTCCAGCCCAAACCTTGACCCACAAGACCAGCTCGCTGTGGTGTTGACGATTGGACACCTCACAGATGCCTGTG TAGAGCATCAATCTCAGTTGTTGTCGACAGGAGGTTTACCTATTATGATTTCTCTGCTCACTGAGGCTAGTGATGAAGAGGTTAGAAAGGCAGCCATGTTTGTCCTGCACAGAATCA CTGAATCATTAGGCGCAGGCATGTCAACAATGAGTCTAGAGGAGAGTGACATGAAGAGTCACTGGCAGTCCGCCGGAGAAATCCTCCAGAGAATACAGCTCCTAGAGAAAAAGGGTtttctgttt ATTAGTGTGAAACTGGGGGAAAGAGACACCGAAATCCAGCAGCCCAGCAATCTGAAGTTAGCCTCATCTGTGGAATGTAATGAGGCATGGTGGGAGGGTTCTGTGATGCGAAAGGTGAAAGGTTACCATCGAGTATGTGGGGAGTTACACACAACCCCTGCAGGAACTCTAGAACGACCAATCCCAAATGAAATACCATACAGTAAAGAGAACTTG CAGTGTGTCAGCACTGAAGAGTGTTTGAGTCCTGCCCAAGTCACTCGCTTCGAAGGACCTAGCTGGGAAAAAGGTAACAAGAGAGAGGATGAACTaatgagagagaatgagaggaatTTTGAGAGAACTGGCAACCAAGAGACAAGCACACAGGGATTTGTGAAAAAGAGAGACATGGAGAGGAAATTACAGTCTGAAAGAGGGGCAAAGAGAATAAAAATTATGTATCAAGGCAAAAAACGTTTACTGCACTGCAGCACACCAACAGGGGGCGGCAGAGATACACAGGG CCCAGATATTTTCAGACATCCTGATCCCATGAAGAGAAACCAGTGCCCACACACTCGTTCTGATG ATGAAATGGCTCTGTGCTCTGAGCTGTTAGACAGAGAAATTAACAGGTTTCGGAAGCTGTCTTCTGCCTCTAAAGCCAGCAGTCTTTGctgtgcag GTTGTGCGAAAAATATAAATGAGATGGACAGTCGTTCATTTGGTGCTGTGTTGGGTAGCTGCAGGTTTCGGTGTGACTTTCACCTGGTCCTGCGGGAGGCTGAGGATCGATTTaggagaaaacagcagttaaagAGGACTagacacactataacacacagtCACATCCACACAcatgacaaaaacagaaaaagcaCTAGTGAAGAAACAGAGATGAGAAAGAGGGAAAAACACAGACTGAGTCACCAACCATCAGACAAAT GTATTAGGCTCACACCCTTGAGAAGACCGAGTGAAATATACA gCCCAGGCATAAAAAAGAAAACCTCAGAAGACTGTCTCCCAAAAAAT TcttcagacagacacagagagaggagGAACTTTTCTGCTGATGAGTTGCAGTACCTCAACATGGGTGTGAAGAGGTTTGGTCACTCCTGGAACTCATCCCTTCCAGTCGGGACGCACCAATGTAGACCTGGCCAAGAAGTACCAAAACATGCAGGCATGATATGA
- the LOC132156327 gene encoding pyruvate dehydrogenase [acetyl-transferring]-phosphatase 2, mitochondrial-like: protein MSGYLCSRLLLYTSGKHLISFIAPSQHVLSDKPCRTCCPHPSQARSFSSRHGRSDGSSGQEGENTLHAPRHEVDFQLSRLQINTVLRANEQAVRIPEFDGRSGPSPVLRFESNQLSANTPLEDRRSSASCLQTRGLLFGVFDGHGGHACAQAVSERLPYYIAVSMMSESVLEDLEAAMETLRPVPPILQWYKHCNDYNYRESAALYVDHLRVYWQELLSSEEHGDGMRPADALIYAFQRLDTDLSLEAQVPLANDLMRNTAIQAAFAGCTACVAHVGPEGVHVANAGDCRAVLGVQEHDGSWSALPLTQDHNAANVAEVERVWQQHPASERHSVIIDDRLLGVLMPLRAFGDVRFKWSRELQQSVLENGDSESEALNLYQYTPPNYLTPPYLEATPEVTYHRLRPQDRFLIMASDGLWDEMTSDEAVRLVAEHLTGIHLQVPVSASQLNLGQMHQLLLQRRARATPALDLNGATHLIRHALGTNEYAEMDQERLATMLALPSDLARMYRDDITVTVIYFNPNFSKTAN from the coding sequence ATGTCTGGCTATTTGTGTTCAAGGCTTCTCCTTTACACTAGTGGAAAACATCTGATCAGTTTCATTGCTCCCAGCCAGCATGTTTTATCTGATAAACCATGTAGAACCTGCTGCCCGCATCCTTCTCAAGCCCGGAGCTTCTCTTCTCGTCATGGTCGATCGGATGGAAGCTCAGGACAGGAAGGAGAAAACACACTGCATGCTCCAAGACATGAAGTAGACTTCCAGCTGAGCCGGCTGCAGATCAACACAGTTCTGCGTGCTAATGAGCAGGCCGTTCGTATTCCAGAGTTTGATGGCCGTAGTGGTCCCAGTCCAGTGCTGAGGTTTGAAAGTAACCAGCTTTCAGCCAATACTCCACTAGAGGACCGACGCAGCAGTGCCAGCTGCCTCCAGACTCGTGGCTTGCTTTTTGGCGTGTTTGATGGACACGGTGGACATGCATGCGCTCAAGCGGTCAGCGAGCGCCTGCCTTATTACATCGCTGTATCGATGATGTCAGAGTCCGTCCTAGAGGATCTAGAGGCTGCCATGGAGACCTTACGACCCGTGCCGCCCATTCTGCAGTGGTACAAGCACTGTAATGACTACAACTACAGGGAATCAGCAGCCCTTTATGTTGATCATTTACGTGTTTACTGGCAGGAGCTTCTGTCAAGTGAAGAACATGGAGATGGCATGCGTCCCGCAGATGCTCTCATCTATGCGTTCCAACGACTGGACACCGATCTTTCTCTTGAGGCACAGGTGCCGCTCGCAAATGACCTGATGCGGAACACAGCCATCCAGGCCGCCTTCGCTGGATGCACGGCTTGTGTGGCTCACGTTGGACCAGAAGGTGTGCATGTTGCAAATGCAGGAGACTGTCGGGCAGTTTTGGGCGTCCAGGAGCATGATGGGAGCTGGAGTGCTTTGCCACTCACACAAGACCACAATGCTGCCAATGTAGCCGAGGTGGAGCGTGTATGGCAGCAGCATCCGGCTAGTGAACGGCATTCTGTCATCATAGATGACAGGCTGCTCGGGGTCCTGATGCCGTTACGTGCGTTTGGAGACGTTCGCTTCAAGTGGAGTCGTGAGCTGCAGCAGAGTGTTCTGGAGAATGGAGACTCTGAATCAGAAGCACTGAATCTTTATCAATACACTCCACCTAATTATCTCACTCCACCTTATTTAGAGGCGACGCCAGAAGTCACCTACCACCGGCTTCGACCGCAGGACCGTTTTTTGATTATGGCCTCTGATGGGCTCTGGGACGAGATGACCAGTGATGAGGCGGTCAGGCTTGTGGCAGAACATCTGACTGGTATTCATCTGCAAGTTCCGGTTTCGGCCAGCCAGCTCAACTTGGGACAAATGCACCAGCTGCTGCTGCAGCGACGGGCCAGAGCAACACCCGCTTTGGATTTGAACGGAGCCACACATTTGATTCGCCATGCACTGGGCACAAATGAGTATGCAGAGATGGACCAGGAGAGACTGGCAACCATGCTGGCTCTGCCTAGCGATTTAGCACGCATGTACCGAGATGACATCACTGTCACCGTGATTTATTTTAACCCTAATTTTAGCAAAACCGCAAACTAA